One Solanum pennellii chromosome 10, SPENNV200 genomic region harbors:
- the LOC107032074 gene encoding SKP1-like protein 1B, whose protein sequence is MIILRSFDGKTFEVDEAVALELETIKHMIEDDCAKNTIHVPNVTGKILAKVIEYCKRHVEVSKAEDKTAKEDLKTFDAEFVKVDQGTLFNLMLAANYLNIKCMLDLTCQTVADMIKEKTPEEIRKTFNIENDFTLEEEEEIRRENAWAG, encoded by the exons ATGATCATTTTGAGGAGCTTCGACGGCAAGACCTTTGAGGTCGATGAGGCGGTGGCGCTAGAATTGGAGACGATTAAACATATGATAGAGGATGACTGCGCTAAGAACACCATCCATGTACCAAACGTTACTGGAAAGATCTTAGCCAAGGTCATCGAATACTGCAAGCGCCATGTGGAGGTTTCTAAAGCTGAAGATAAGACTGCTAAAGAGGATCTTAAGACTTTTGATGCTGAATTCGTCAAAGTTGACCAGGGCACCCTTTTCAATCTCATGCTG GCTGCCAACTACTTAAACATAAAGTGCATGCTTGACCTGACATGTCAGACAGTTGCTGACATGATCAAAGAGAAGACCCCTGAAGAGATACGTAAGACATTCAACATCGAGAACGACTTCACTCttgaggaagaggaagaaatcAGGAGGGAGAATGCTTGGGCAGGCTAG